The Thermobispora bispora DSM 43833 genome window below encodes:
- a CDS encoding LacI family DNA-binding transcriptional regulator yields the protein MKARKRITLLDVARAAGVSKTTVSDALSGRGRLPAATRERVAAVARELGYVANRSARNLRGGRTGAIGLYFPDRTIGLQYYMDLAIGAAEEALAHDVALTLIPAIHDPADPPPLYVDGVVVSDPMLGDPMLRALAERRITVVTCERDLTPGAQHAGRVESDHGAGIRSLLDHLADRAERIALLCPGEETAFGLDIRTAYRAWCAEHGREALVYDVPFVCAPEDVGRAVAEALRSPGGVDAIISVPDGGATSAVQAAFQQGRHVPDDLLVASYVDSPSLQSLITPITAIDIAPREMGRRAVRLLADILSGKAEPGTVEVLPITLRVRASTSPARHRGLDRDLAPS from the coding sequence ATGAAGGCACGAAAGCGGATCACCCTGCTGGACGTCGCCCGCGCCGCCGGCGTGTCCAAGACCACCGTCTCCGACGCCCTGAGCGGTCGCGGCAGGCTGCCCGCCGCGACCCGTGAGCGGGTGGCCGCGGTCGCCCGGGAACTGGGGTACGTCGCCAACCGGAGCGCCCGGAACCTCCGCGGCGGCCGCACCGGGGCCATCGGGCTCTACTTCCCCGACCGCACGATCGGCCTCCAGTACTACATGGACCTCGCCATCGGGGCCGCGGAGGAGGCCCTCGCGCACGACGTGGCGCTCACCCTGATCCCGGCCATCCACGACCCCGCGGACCCGCCGCCGCTCTACGTCGACGGGGTGGTCGTCTCCGACCCCATGCTCGGCGACCCCATGCTCCGGGCGCTCGCCGAGCGCCGCATCACGGTCGTCACCTGCGAGCGCGACCTGACCCCGGGCGCCCAGCACGCCGGCCGGGTGGAGTCCGACCACGGCGCGGGGATCCGCTCCCTGCTCGACCACCTCGCCGACCGGGCCGAGCGCATCGCGCTGCTCTGCCCGGGCGAGGAGACCGCGTTCGGCCTGGACATCCGCACCGCGTACCGGGCCTGGTGCGCGGAGCACGGCCGGGAGGCGCTCGTCTACGACGTGCCGTTCGTGTGCGCTCCCGAGGACGTGGGCCGGGCGGTCGCCGAGGCCCTGCGGTCACCCGGGGGAGTGGACGCGATCATCTCCGTGCCGGACGGCGGCGCGACCAGCGCGGTCCAGGCCGCCTTCCAGCAGGGCCGCCACGTGCCCGACGACCTGCTCGTCGCCTCGTACGTCGACAGCCCCAGCCTGCAGAGCCTGATCACCCCGATCACCGCGATTGACATCGCCCCCCGGGAGATGGGCCGCCGGGCGGTGCGGCTGCTCGCCGACATCCTCTCCGGCAAGGCCGAGCCGGGCACGGTCGAGGTCCTGCCGATCACGCTGAGGGTCCGGGCGAGCACCTCGCCGGCGCGCCACCGAGGCCTGGACCGGGATCTCGCCCCCTCGTAA
- the pglZ gene encoding BREX-2 system phosphatase PglZ, translating into MTETRPMATDTASPATPSGPGLRLATLSAVRSIVAHQLKKGGSRRIIGIHALPEWHGEPSFTVEDAVVHVRPCPSALAVREALTEHALTKRDTKDYLVVLTDVDDADLGAGVRVHLAGGRLHVLRPWEMVKEAFSAHTIDPLLLDERWAADALINREPAGGWPPAPGGALTRDHALGNLASAVFGTDPAGQPYLTPEHLDAPGLLLWTLDPVAVARFTELPEEVRDGLTGWLGTVLGPAGRWTLRAVTAGHGGDAVPLALVAGLLWERGAGPSAAEARGLVRARLGGEALPAEEAQAWARAAQAALGRLDRPDALLDRAEELLREFNATEVIARSTLLPEAYAMRLREFARALRQALPGPGPSRRVPDVAALQQAEDAHARLLAHELAGHNPRTRTATMALRLLRWLATPKRPAATLAEAVHEQVRTGAYVDRALADVWTGDQDDEVAAAYRALLEVAAERRTERDRVLARHLAAAVEADSEPGTLVPIESALGTLVRPLGRSLLLVLDGMTAAVLAELADELIRDRWTELVDSSLGHRRALLPALPTVTEACRTSLLTGTLRIGGQHDEKAAFPGAVGDPQARLFHKDDLRAPAGHALHPDVKAAIDGPARVVGVVLNAIDDSLDKMDPGGTTWALDQVPYLRALTEAARAAGRRLILTSDHGHVVERGGTALTAHATGAARWRPAGGPVSEGEIEIRGRRVLLGGGAVVLPWREDLRYGAKRAGYHGGASAAEVAVPFAVFSTVAGDDIAGWAPAPVQEPTWWNAALTRAQLRETTRHAGAQPGAHRAAAARGTGTRSAKGRSPEVTGQTELALDAVAPEPAGEEPVSPVERYLDELLASDLFREQCARAGRVAPDVALVRNVLAALLEAGGRLHQSALSAQAKVPATRMTAALAAVRRVLSVDGYDPIGYDPDGETVVLSADVLAEQFGIPVPRQPDL; encoded by the coding sequence GTGACCGAGACCCGGCCCATGGCAACCGACACCGCCTCTCCGGCCACCCCCTCCGGCCCTGGCTTGCGGCTCGCCACGCTGTCCGCGGTGCGGTCGATCGTGGCCCACCAGCTGAAGAAGGGAGGCTCGCGGCGGATCATCGGCATCCACGCCCTGCCCGAGTGGCATGGTGAGCCGTCCTTCACCGTGGAGGACGCCGTGGTGCACGTGCGGCCCTGCCCGTCCGCGCTCGCCGTGCGCGAGGCGCTCACAGAGCACGCGCTCACGAAGCGTGACACCAAGGACTACCTCGTCGTGCTCACCGACGTGGACGACGCCGACCTCGGCGCCGGGGTCCGGGTGCACCTGGCCGGCGGCCGGCTGCACGTGCTCCGCCCCTGGGAGATGGTCAAGGAGGCGTTCAGCGCGCACACCATCGACCCGCTGCTGCTCGACGAGCGGTGGGCGGCCGACGCGCTCATCAACCGGGAACCCGCCGGAGGCTGGCCGCCCGCGCCCGGCGGCGCCCTCACCCGCGACCACGCCCTCGGGAACCTGGCGTCCGCGGTGTTCGGGACCGACCCCGCGGGCCAGCCGTACCTCACCCCGGAGCACCTCGACGCGCCCGGCCTGCTGCTATGGACCCTCGACCCGGTCGCCGTCGCCCGGTTCACCGAGCTGCCCGAGGAGGTCCGCGACGGCCTGACCGGGTGGCTCGGCACCGTCCTCGGGCCGGCCGGCCGGTGGACGCTGCGCGCGGTCACGGCCGGGCACGGCGGGGACGCCGTCCCGCTCGCCCTGGTCGCCGGGCTGCTATGGGAGCGCGGCGCCGGGCCGTCCGCCGCCGAGGCGCGCGGCCTGGTCCGCGCCCGGCTCGGCGGGGAGGCCCTCCCCGCCGAGGAGGCACAGGCGTGGGCGCGCGCCGCCCAGGCGGCCCTCGGCAGGCTCGACCGGCCGGACGCCCTGCTGGACCGCGCCGAGGAGCTGCTCCGCGAGTTCAACGCCACCGAGGTCATCGCCCGCTCCACCCTGCTGCCGGAGGCGTACGCCATGCGGCTCCGCGAGTTCGCGCGGGCACTGCGGCAGGCCTTGCCCGGTCCCGGCCCATCGAGGCGCGTACCGGACGTGGCAGCGCTGCAGCAGGCCGAGGACGCGCACGCCCGCCTGCTCGCGCACGAGCTCGCCGGGCACAACCCACGCACCCGGACCGCCACGATGGCGCTCCGGCTGCTGCGCTGGCTCGCCACCCCCAAGCGGCCGGCGGCCACCCTGGCCGAGGCCGTGCACGAGCAGGTCCGCACCGGCGCTTATGTCGACCGGGCGTTGGCGGACGTGTGGACGGGTGACCAGGACGACGAGGTCGCCGCCGCCTACCGGGCGCTGCTGGAGGTCGCCGCCGAGCGGCGCACCGAGCGCGACCGCGTGCTCGCCCGCCACCTGGCCGCCGCCGTCGAGGCCGACAGCGAGCCCGGAACGCTGGTCCCGATCGAGTCCGCGCTCGGCACGCTGGTGCGCCCGCTCGGCCGGTCGCTCCTTCTCGTGCTCGACGGCATGACCGCGGCCGTGCTCGCCGAGCTCGCCGACGAGCTGATCCGGGACCGGTGGACCGAACTGGTGGACTCCTCGCTCGGCCACCGCCGGGCCCTGCTGCCCGCGCTCCCGACCGTCACCGAGGCCTGCCGCACCAGCCTGCTCACCGGGACGCTCCGCATCGGCGGGCAGCACGACGAGAAGGCGGCGTTCCCCGGCGCGGTCGGCGACCCGCAGGCCCGGCTGTTCCACAAGGACGACCTGCGCGCCCCCGCCGGGCACGCGCTCCACCCGGACGTGAAGGCCGCGATCGACGGCCCGGCCCGGGTGGTGGGCGTGGTGCTCAACGCCATCGACGACTCCCTCGACAAGATGGATCCCGGCGGCACCACCTGGGCTCTCGACCAGGTGCCGTACCTGCGGGCGCTCACCGAGGCGGCCCGCGCGGCCGGCCGCCGGCTCATCCTCACCTCCGACCACGGACACGTGGTGGAACGGGGAGGAACCGCACTCACCGCGCATGCCACCGGGGCCGCCCGCTGGCGTCCGGCCGGTGGGCCGGTGTCGGAGGGCGAGATCGAGATCCGGGGCCGGCGGGTCCTGCTCGGCGGCGGCGCCGTCGTCCTGCCGTGGCGGGAGGACCTGCGCTACGGTGCCAAACGCGCCGGCTACCACGGCGGCGCCTCCGCCGCCGAGGTCGCGGTGCCGTTCGCGGTGTTCAGCACGGTCGCTGGGGATGACATCGCCGGGTGGGCGCCGGCGCCCGTGCAGGAACCCACGTGGTGGAACGCGGCCCTCACCCGGGCCCAGCTCCGGGAGACGACGCGCCACGCCGGCGCGCAGCCGGGCGCGCACCGAGCAGCGGCAGCGCGTGGGACGGGTACCCGTTCCGCGAAGGGCCGCAGCCCCGAGGTCACCGGGCAGACCGAGCTGGCGCTCGACGCAGTGGCACCGGAACCCGCGGGGGAGGAGCCGGTCTCTCCGGTGGAGCGGTACCTGGACGAGCTGCTCGCCTCCGACCTGTTCCGCGAGCAGTGCGCCCGGGCTGGCCGGGTGGCCCCGGACGTCGCCCTGGTCCGCAATGTGCTGGCCGCGCTGCTCGAGGCCGGCGGGCGGCTCCATCAGTCCGCGCTCTCGGCGCAGGCGAAGGTGCCGGCCACGCGGATGACCGCCGCGCTCGCCGCGGTCCGGCGGGTGCTCAGCGTCGACGGCTACGACCCCATCGGCTACGACCCCGATGGTGAGACCGTGGTGCTCTCGGCCGACGTGCTCGCCGAGCAGTTCGGCATCCCGGTGCCGCGGCAGCCGGACCTCTAG
- a CDS encoding urease subunit gamma — protein sequence MHLTPTERDRLLLFAAAELARARRARGLRLNVPEAIALIADTVCEAARDGRRLDEAIEAGRSVLTADDVLPGVPNVVREVQVEAVFDDGTRLAVVTDPFGRDAVDPAGPGAVLPGTDEDGPGAEDDEDAVTLEVTNTAAVPISVTSHFHFFEVNPRLRFDRAKAYGRHLAVPAGTAVRFDPGATVEVRLVPIRGDRVVIGFAGLVDGPLDAPGAKERALERARACGYLGAEEPA from the coding sequence GTGCATCTGACGCCCACTGAGCGCGACCGGCTCCTGCTGTTCGCCGCCGCGGAGCTGGCCCGGGCGCGCCGCGCCCGCGGGCTGCGGCTGAACGTCCCCGAGGCGATCGCGCTGATCGCGGACACGGTCTGCGAGGCCGCCCGGGACGGCCGCCGCCTGGACGAGGCGATCGAGGCCGGGCGGTCGGTGCTCACCGCCGACGACGTGCTGCCCGGCGTGCCCAACGTGGTCCGGGAGGTCCAGGTCGAGGCGGTCTTCGACGACGGGACCCGGCTCGCCGTGGTCACCGATCCGTTCGGCCGCGACGCGGTGGACCCGGCGGGGCCGGGCGCGGTGCTGCCCGGTACGGACGAGGACGGGCCGGGCGCCGAGGACGACGAGGACGCGGTGACGCTGGAGGTCACCAACACGGCCGCGGTGCCGATCAGCGTCACCTCGCACTTCCACTTCTTCGAGGTCAACCCCCGGCTCCGCTTCGACCGGGCCAAGGCGTACGGGCGGCACCTGGCCGTGCCCGCGGGAACCGCGGTGCGGTTCGACCCCGGCGCGACCGTCGAGGTGCGGCTGGTCCCGATCCGGGGCGACCGCGTGGTGATCGGCTTCGCCGGCCTGGTGGACGGCCCGCTGGACGCCCCGGGGGCCAAGGAGCGGGCGCTGGAGCGCGCCCGGGCCTGCGGATACCTGGGCGCGGAGGAGCCGGCGTGA
- a CDS encoding urease subunit alpha, which yields MNRSEYAAVYGPTTGDRIVLADTGLVVEVEADAQRRGEEFLAGFGKTARDGLHLKAASVRETCDLVVSNVVIIDPVLGVRKASIGIRNGRITAIGRAGNPDTLDGVDVVVGTGTTIISGEGLIATPGAIDTHVHLISPRVMEASLASGVTTILGQEFGPVWGVGVNSPWALRTAFAAFDAWPVNIGFLARGSSSRPEPLVEALAEGGACGFKVHEDMGAHARALDTALRVAEEHDVQVALHTDGLNESLSVRDTLAVLDGRTIHAFHVEGCGGGHVPDVLTLAGRPNVIGSSTNPTLPFGRDAVAEHFDMIVSCHGLSPDLPSDQALARDRIRAQTMAAEDVLHDLGVIPITSSDAQGMGRAGETIRRTFALAGKMKAERGPEHERHDNARVLRYLAKLTINPALAHGLAHEIGSLEPGKLADIVLWEPARFAAVPRLVLKAGFPAWGVTGDPNAAVEHAQPRVMGPQFGGHGAAPAEIAVAFVSRSALDAGRDRLPTRRRRVAVRNTRGIGLADMVHNGRIGTVHVDPATGAVDLDGEPLTSTPAERVPLFRLYHL from the coding sequence GTGAACCGGAGTGAGTATGCCGCGGTGTACGGGCCGACCACCGGGGACCGGATCGTGCTCGCCGACACCGGGCTGGTGGTGGAGGTCGAGGCGGACGCCCAGCGGCGCGGGGAGGAGTTCCTCGCCGGGTTCGGCAAGACGGCCCGGGACGGGCTCCACCTCAAGGCCGCCTCGGTGCGGGAGACCTGCGACCTGGTCGTGTCGAACGTGGTGATCATCGACCCGGTGCTCGGCGTGCGCAAGGCGTCGATCGGCATCCGGAACGGCCGGATCACCGCGATCGGCCGGGCCGGCAACCCGGACACCCTCGACGGGGTCGACGTGGTGGTCGGCACCGGGACCACGATCATCAGTGGCGAAGGGCTCATCGCCACCCCGGGGGCGATCGACACCCACGTGCACCTGATCTCCCCGCGGGTGATGGAGGCGTCGCTCGCGTCCGGGGTGACCACCATCCTGGGCCAGGAGTTCGGCCCGGTGTGGGGCGTCGGGGTGAACTCGCCGTGGGCGTTGCGGACCGCGTTCGCCGCCTTCGACGCCTGGCCGGTCAACATCGGGTTCCTGGCGCGGGGCTCGTCCTCCCGCCCGGAGCCGCTGGTCGAGGCCCTGGCCGAGGGAGGCGCCTGCGGGTTCAAGGTGCACGAGGACATGGGCGCCCACGCCCGGGCGCTCGACACCGCGCTGCGGGTCGCCGAGGAGCACGACGTCCAGGTCGCGCTGCACACCGACGGCCTGAACGAGAGCCTGTCGGTGCGGGACACCCTCGCCGTGCTGGACGGGCGGACCATCCACGCCTTCCACGTCGAGGGGTGCGGGGGCGGGCACGTGCCGGACGTGCTCACCCTGGCCGGCCGGCCGAACGTCATCGGCTCCTCCACCAACCCGACGCTGCCGTTCGGCCGGGACGCCGTGGCCGAGCACTTCGACATGATCGTCTCCTGCCACGGGCTCTCTCCGGACCTGCCCAGCGACCAGGCGCTGGCCCGCGACCGGATCCGGGCGCAGACCATGGCCGCGGAGGACGTGCTCCACGACCTCGGCGTCATCCCGATCACCTCCTCCGACGCCCAGGGCATGGGCCGGGCCGGGGAGACGATCCGGCGGACCTTCGCCCTCGCCGGGAAGATGAAGGCCGAGCGCGGGCCGGAGCACGAGCGGCACGACAACGCGCGGGTCCTCCGCTACCTGGCCAAGCTCACCATCAACCCCGCGCTGGCGCACGGCCTCGCCCACGAGATCGGCTCCCTGGAGCCGGGCAAGCTCGCCGACATCGTTTTGTGGGAGCCCGCCCGGTTCGCCGCCGTCCCGCGCCTGGTGCTCAAGGCTGGCTTCCCCGCCTGGGGCGTGACCGGGGACCCGAACGCGGCGGTGGAGCACGCGCAGCCGCGCGTCATGGGGCCGCAGTTCGGCGGCCACGGGGCCGCCCCGGCCGAGATCGCCGTCGCCTTCGTCAGCCGGTCGGCCCTCGACGCCGGCCGGGACCGGCTCCCCACCCGCCGCCGCCGCGTGGCCGTACGGAACACCCGCGGCATCGGGCTGGCCGATATGGTGCATAACGGACGAATTGGAACAGTGCACGTCGATCCCGCCACCGGCGCCGTGGACCTGGACGGCGAGCCCCTCACCTCCACCCCGGCCGAGCGCGTCCCCCTCTTCCGCCTCTACCACCTCTGA
- a CDS encoding nitrilase-related carbon-nitrogen hydrolase translates to MTVRVAVCQLAPVLGDPGGNLDRALRAVAAAADRGARIVVLPELVTSGYVFADEAEARRAAQPADGPAVTALARAARDRGLVVCFGFPELDEEGRLRNSAVLADPGGVRAIYRKVHLWDREKEIFLAGDEPPPVVETELGRIGLVICYDLEFPEWLRVAALRGAQLVCAPVNWPAEPRPPGERPIEMVRVQASASVNRMFLAIADRTGTERGVEWVSGSLIVGPHGFPLAMADPAKGEQILVADCDLATADDKRISPRNDVLADRRPRLYGEVAGA, encoded by the coding sequence ATGACGGTACGGGTCGCGGTATGCCAGCTCGCCCCCGTGCTCGGCGACCCCGGGGGCAACCTCGACCGGGCGCTGCGCGCGGTCGCGGCGGCGGCCGATCGGGGAGCCCGGATCGTGGTGCTCCCCGAGCTCGTGACCAGCGGGTACGTCTTCGCCGACGAGGCGGAGGCGCGCCGCGCGGCCCAGCCGGCGGACGGGCCGGCCGTCACCGCCCTGGCCCGTGCCGCGCGCGACCGCGGCCTGGTGGTCTGCTTCGGGTTCCCCGAGCTCGACGAGGAGGGACGGCTCCGCAACAGCGCCGTGCTCGCCGACCCGGGCGGCGTCCGGGCGATCTACCGCAAGGTCCACCTGTGGGACCGGGAGAAGGAGATCTTCCTCGCCGGCGACGAGCCGCCCCCGGTGGTGGAGACCGAGCTCGGCCGGATCGGGCTGGTCATCTGCTACGACCTGGAGTTCCCGGAGTGGCTGCGCGTGGCCGCGCTCCGCGGGGCCCAGCTCGTGTGCGCGCCGGTCAACTGGCCGGCCGAGCCCCGGCCGCCGGGTGAGCGCCCGATCGAGATGGTGCGCGTGCAGGCCTCCGCCTCGGTCAACCGGATGTTCCTCGCCATCGCCGACCGCACCGGGACCGAGCGCGGTGTGGAGTGGGTGTCCGGCTCGCTGATCGTCGGGCCCCACGGCTTCCCCCTCGCCATGGCGGACCCGGCCAAGGGTGAGCAGATCCTCGTGGCCGACTGCGACCTGGCCACGGCGGACGACAAGCGGATCTCCCCGCGCAACGACGTGCTCGCCGACCGGCGGCCCCGCCTCTACGGCGAGGTCGCCGGGGCCTAG
- a CDS encoding APC family permease produces the protein MKTPQPTSGGTRLQRVLGLPSLVLFGLAYMVPLTVFTTYGIVTELTEGHLPGAYVVTLIAMLFTAYGYGRMVQAHPYAGSAYTYAQQSFGPHVGFMTGWALMLDYVFLPMINYLVIGIYLHEAFPAVPTWVFILAAIILVTGLNVLGIRMVSRMNFILIAVQAIFLAVFLVLALRTAAGQPVPSLTAPFFDGETDFSKIFAGAAILCLSFLGFDAVSTLSEETHDPRRRVPLAIMVATLAGGVIYIVVSYVGHLAFPQWQSFSNVDSASLDVMQHVGGGLLTAFFTAAYIAGAFASAMASQASVSRILYAMGRDGVLPKGFFGYLHPRFRNPSRATLAVGVLSLVALVISLELASTMISFGALVAFSFVNLSVIKHYVWDEGRRTAADLFRYGLLPAIGFLLCLWLWTSLSGMTFVVGLSWVGVGFIYLVALTRMFTQRPPELRLGEIDLEDEAASVPVAGS, from the coding sequence ATGAAAACCCCCCAGCCCACTTCCGGCGGCACCCGCCTGCAACGCGTGCTCGGCCTGCCCTCCCTGGTGCTGTTCGGCCTGGCCTACATGGTGCCGCTCACCGTGTTCACCACGTACGGAATCGTCACCGAGCTGACCGAGGGGCATCTGCCCGGCGCGTACGTGGTCACCCTCATCGCGATGCTGTTCACCGCCTACGGCTACGGGCGGATGGTCCAGGCCCACCCGTACGCCGGGTCGGCCTACACCTACGCGCAGCAGTCCTTCGGCCCGCACGTCGGGTTCATGACCGGCTGGGCCCTCATGCTCGACTACGTCTTCCTGCCGATGATCAACTACCTGGTCATCGGCATCTACCTGCATGAGGCCTTCCCCGCGGTCCCGACGTGGGTGTTCATCCTCGCCGCGATCATCCTGGTCACCGGGCTGAACGTGCTCGGCATCCGGATGGTGAGCCGGATGAACTTCATCCTGATCGCGGTGCAGGCGATCTTCCTCGCGGTGTTCCTCGTGCTCGCCCTCCGCACCGCCGCCGGGCAGCCCGTGCCGTCCCTGACCGCGCCGTTCTTCGACGGGGAGACCGACTTCTCCAAGATCTTCGCCGGCGCGGCCATCCTGTGCCTGTCCTTCCTCGGATTCGACGCGGTCTCCACGCTGTCCGAGGAGACCCACGACCCGCGGCGCCGGGTGCCGCTCGCCATCATGGTCGCCACCCTCGCCGGTGGCGTGATCTACATCGTCGTCTCGTACGTGGGCCACCTGGCCTTCCCGCAGTGGCAGTCGTTCAGCAACGTCGACTCCGCGTCGCTGGACGTGATGCAGCACGTCGGCGGCGGGCTGCTCACCGCGTTCTTCACCGCCGCCTACATCGCCGGGGCGTTCGCCTCGGCCATGGCCTCGCAGGCGAGCGTCTCCCGCATCCTGTACGCCATGGGCCGCGACGGCGTGCTCCCCAAGGGGTTCTTCGGCTACCTGCACCCGCGGTTCCGCAACCCCTCGCGGGCCACCCTCGCGGTCGGCGTGCTCTCCCTGGTCGCCCTGGTCATCAGCCTCGAGCTGGCCTCCACGATGATCAGCTTCGGCGCGCTGGTGGCGTTCTCCTTCGTGAACCTCTCGGTGATCAAGCACTACGTCTGGGACGAGGGCCGGCGCACGGCCGCGGACCTGTTCCGGTACGGCCTGCTCCCGGCCATCGGCTTCCTGCTCTGCCTGTGGCTGTGGACCAGCCTGTCCGGCATGACCTTCGTCGTGGGCCTCTCCTGGGTCGGGGTCGGCTTCATCTACCTGGTCGCGCTGACGCGGATGTTCACCCAGCGCCCGCCGGAGCTGCGGCTGGGTGAGATCGACCTGGAGGACGAGGCGGCGTCCGTCCCGGTGGCGGGATCATGA
- a CDS encoding amidohydrolase — translation MTQYADLVITEAPVFTADAARSWTDAVAVRGDRIVALGAANVKELIGPRTLVIQARGGMVLPGFQDSHIHAPFAGRNRLHVDLSGLAGKQAYLDHIARYAAANPGKRWIIGGGWAMEYFPGGTPRKEDLDAIVPDRPVFLFNRDVHGAWVNSAALEIGGVTKDTPDPVDGRIERDPQTGEPTGTLHEGAAYTFFERFVPPLSREQWEAAILNAQEHLHSLGITGWQDAWVTPETLAAYRSLDSSGRLTARVVGALWWDRHRGLEQITGFLDQREQGTARFRPTTVKIMTDGVLENHTGALLEPYCDGCGGHTDNRGLFYVDPEVLNAAVTELDRLGFQVHMHAIGDRAVRNALNAVQAAREANGGSDNRHHIAHIQLIQPEDIPRFRELGVIANCQAYWAQMEPQMEELTIPFLGRDRADLQYAFGDLLRSGATLAMGSDWPVTTANPLEEIEVAVTRIDPENRDNAPFLPEQALPLPVALTAFTAGSAYLNHDDDAGVIAIGKRADLVVLDRNLFDPAAGPIGDARVVCTIAAGSVVYERP, via the coding sequence GTGACCCAGTACGCAGATCTCGTCATCACCGAAGCCCCCGTCTTCACCGCCGACGCCGCCCGGAGCTGGACCGACGCGGTGGCCGTACGGGGAGACCGGATCGTCGCGCTCGGCGCGGCGAACGTCAAGGAGCTGATCGGCCCGCGCACCCTCGTGATCCAGGCGCGCGGCGGGATGGTGCTCCCCGGGTTCCAGGACTCCCACATCCACGCGCCGTTCGCCGGCCGCAACCGGCTCCACGTGGACCTCAGCGGCCTGGCCGGCAAGCAGGCCTACCTCGACCACATCGCCCGGTACGCGGCGGCCAACCCCGGCAAGCGGTGGATCATCGGCGGCGGCTGGGCGATGGAGTACTTCCCCGGCGGCACGCCCCGGAAGGAGGACCTCGACGCGATCGTGCCGGACCGGCCGGTCTTCCTCTTCAACCGGGACGTGCACGGCGCGTGGGTCAACTCCGCCGCGCTCGAGATCGGCGGCGTCACCAAGGACACCCCGGACCCGGTCGACGGCCGGATCGAGCGGGACCCGCAGACCGGCGAGCCGACCGGCACCCTGCACGAGGGCGCGGCGTACACCTTCTTCGAGCGCTTCGTCCCGCCCCTCAGCCGGGAGCAGTGGGAGGCCGCGATCCTCAACGCGCAGGAGCACCTCCACTCCCTCGGCATCACCGGCTGGCAGGACGCCTGGGTCACCCCGGAGACGCTCGCCGCCTACCGCTCGCTCGACTCCTCGGGCCGGCTCACCGCCCGCGTGGTGGGCGCGCTCTGGTGGGACCGGCACCGCGGCCTGGAGCAGATCACCGGTTTCCTCGACCAGCGGGAGCAGGGCACCGCCCGCTTCCGCCCCACCACCGTCAAGATCATGACCGACGGGGTGCTGGAGAACCACACCGGGGCGCTGCTCGAGCCGTACTGCGACGGCTGCGGCGGGCACACCGACAACCGCGGCCTGTTCTACGTCGACCCCGAGGTGCTCAACGCGGCCGTCACCGAGCTGGACCGGCTCGGGTTCCAGGTCCACATGCACGCCATCGGCGACCGGGCCGTCCGCAACGCGCTCAACGCCGTGCAGGCCGCCCGGGAGGCCAACGGCGGCAGCGACAACCGGCACCACATCGCCCACATCCAGCTCATCCAGCCCGAGGACATCCCGCGGTTCCGCGAGCTCGGCGTCATCGCCAACTGCCAGGCGTACTGGGCGCAGATGGAACCGCAGATGGAAGAGCTCACCATCCCCTTCCTCGGCCGGGACAGGGCCGACCTTCAGTACGCGTTCGGCGATCTCCTCCGCTCCGGCGCCACCCTGGCCATGGGCAGCGACTGGCCGGTGACCACCGCCAACCCGCTGGAGGAGATCGAGGTCGCGGTCACCCGGATCGACCCCGAGAACCGCGACAACGCGCCCTTCCTCCCCGAACAGGCGTTGCCGCTCCCGGTCGCGCTGACCGCGTTCACCGCCGGCTCCGCCTACCTCAACCACGACGACGACGCCGGTGTCATCGCGATCGGCAAGCGCGCCGACCTCGTGGTTCTCGACCGCAACCTCTTCGACCCCGCCGCCGGTCCGATCGGCGATGCGCGCGTCGTGTGCACCATCGCCGCGGGATCGGTGGTGTACGAGCGCCCGTGA
- a CDS encoding Mut7-C RNAse domain-containing protein has translation MSACPAGVGWHAERVDAVRIKVDDELRLFLPGGDRDGERTVRVDGTSSLGHVIESLGIPLPEVGHLEVDGREVRPDYRPRPGDLVHVRAVQRPQPVPVDPPRFLLDVHLGTLARRLRLLGVDTAYGNDLDDDTLIVLANDQRRVLLTRDRGLLRRRSLWLGAYVRGSDPDDQLEDVLTRFAPPLAPWTRCVACNDRLVPVEKHDIAPQLQPGTRRTYDTFARCAACGRAYWRGAHYDHLQEIVARAERLLTPDGRADR, from the coding sequence ATGTCGGCCTGTCCGGCCGGGGTGGGCTGGCATGCTGAAAGGGTGGACGCCGTGCGGATCAAGGTCGATGACGAGCTCCGCCTGTTCCTGCCGGGTGGCGATCGTGATGGCGAGCGGACCGTCCGGGTGGACGGCACCTCGTCGCTCGGGCATGTGATCGAGTCGCTCGGCATCCCGCTCCCCGAGGTCGGGCACCTGGAGGTGGACGGCCGCGAGGTGCGGCCCGACTACCGGCCGCGGCCCGGTGACCTGGTCCACGTGCGCGCGGTCCAGCGGCCTCAGCCCGTGCCGGTCGATCCGCCCCGGTTCCTGCTCGACGTGCACCTCGGCACCCTGGCCCGGCGGCTGCGCCTGCTCGGCGTGGACACCGCGTACGGCAACGACCTCGACGACGACACGCTGATCGTGCTCGCCAACGACCAGCGCCGGGTGCTGCTCACCCGGGACCGCGGCCTGCTGCGCCGCAGGAGCCTGTGGCTGGGCGCGTACGTGCGGGGCAGCGACCCGGACGACCAGCTCGAGGACGTGCTCACCCGGTTCGCCCCGCCGCTCGCCCCGTGGACCCGGTGCGTCGCCTGCAACGACCGGCTCGTCCCCGTTGAGAAGCACGACATCGCGCCGCAGCTCCAGCCGGGCACCCGCCGCACGTACGACACGTTCGCCCGTTGCGCCGCCTGCGGCCGGGCCTACTGGCGGGGTGCCCACTACGACCACCTGCAGGAGATCGTGGCCCGGGCGGAACGCCTGCTCACACCCGACGGGCGTGCGGACCGCTGA